A DNA window from Impatiens glandulifera chromosome 7, dImpGla2.1, whole genome shotgun sequence contains the following coding sequences:
- the LOC124910646 gene encoding nudix hydrolase 1-like, translating into MATASQVPKVGVAVFLLKDTKVLLGRRLSSIGYNTYALPGGHLEYGETFKECAIREVKEETGLDIENVEFLTATNNIFELEAKQSSVVHLVCIFMRGFLTDPNQVPQTMEPDKCVGWDWYEWNDLPSPMFEPLLNMVNDGFNPFSK; encoded by the exons ATGGCGACGGCTTCTCAGGTTCCAAAGGTAGGCGTAGCGGTTTTCCTTTTGAAAGACACCAAGGTATTGCTGGGGCGACGACTCTCTTCCATCGGCTACAACACTTACGCACTCCCCGGTGGTCATCTCGAGTACG GGGAGACATTTAAGGAATGTGCAATTAGAGAGGTGAAAGAAGAAACAGGTCTAGACATTGAAAATGTAGAATTCCTGACTGCAACAAACAACATCTTTGAATTGGAGGCAAAACAGAGTAGTGTTGTTCATCTTGTGTGCATTTTCATGCGTGGGTTCTTGACAGATCCTAATCAAGTGCCACAAACTATGGAGCCTGACAAATGTGTTGGATGGGATTGGTATGAGTGGAATGATCTTCCAAGTCCAATGTTTGAACCCTTGTTGAATATGGTGAACGATGGCTTCAATCCCTTTAGTAAATGA